The sequence TCGTTCTCCAACCTGGCTGTGGGCGGCTTCAACGCCAATGGTCAGGCCACGGTGACCGCGACGGTGACCAACACCGGATCGGTCGCTGGTGCGGAAGTGGCGCAGATGTATGTGGGGGATCCGGCCGCCAGTCAGGATCCGCCGAATCAGTTGGCGGGGTTCCAGCGGGTGATGCTGAATCCGGGGCAGAGTGCGACGGTCACGTTCCCGCTGTCGGTCCACAATCTGGCGTCGTGGTCGGCCACTGACAACCAGTGGGAGGCCCAGGCCGGCAGCTATGCGATCCGGGTCGGGGATGCCTCCAACAACCTGCCGTTGACCGGTTCGACGTCGCTGGCGCACACGTTGACCGGGCAGGTGGCCGCTGGTGCGTCCTATGCCGGGGTGTCGTCGGCGAACACGGCGGTCAGCGCGAATGTCACGCCGAACTCGGGTGTGGCGGGTTCGGAGACGGTCGGCGTGGTCAACCCGTTCGGATACAGCAGCCCCAAGGGCACCGGGGTGTCGTTCCCGATGCAGGCTGTGGACTCCAACACCGCGGCCACACTCACCTACACCGCCACCGGGTTGCCGCCGGGCATCAGTATCAGCGGCAACGGCACGATTTCCGGCAGCGGAACCACGCTGGGGACCTACACCGTGACCGTCACCGCCACCGACGGAGCGGGGGTGTCAGGCACAGCCACCTTCGTGTGGTCGATCGTGCAGTGAGGTCGATCGTTCAGTGAGCCAGATCGGACGGATCGGTGTTCGCGCCGCAGAGCACGACACCGATCCGTTCGCCCTCGCGCGGAGAGTACTGGCCGGACAGTAGGGCGGCCAGCGCGGTCGCGGCGCCGTGTTCCACCAGGACCCGCCGGTGCTCCCACAGTGCTGTGCGGGCCGCGACGATCTGCTCGTCGGTGACCAGGACCGAGGTCGCGAGCGGGTCGGTGGCCAGCTGGTAGGCCGTCTCCGAGACGCGCCGCGCGCCGAGCGAGTCGGCCGCGACGGAGTCCACGTCGACGTCGGTAGGGCCTCCGGCCTCCAGCGCCGCGTTGAGGGCCCGGCAGTTCTCGGGCTCGACGGCGACCACGCGGACCCCGTGCGGGAACATCGCGGCGGCGGTTCCGGAGAACAGGCCGCCCCCGCCGACCGCGACCATGACGGTGTCCAGGTCCGGGACCTGCTCGCGCAGCTCGGCGGCGCAGGTTCCGGCGCCGGCGGCGATCAGGGGGTTGTCGTAGGCGTGGGACAGGAGGGCGCCGGTGGCCTCGGCGTGCCGGATGGAGGCTTCGAGGGCGTGCGCGTAGACGGTGCCTTCGAGGCGGACGTCGGCGCCGAGGGCGCGGAGCTTCTCGATCTTCACGGCCGGCGCGGTCGCCGGGAGGAAGACGGTGACCTTGATGCCGGCGGTGCGGCCGGCCCAGGCCGCGGCGATCCCGGCGTTGCCGCCCGAGGCGATGGTGATGCCCTCGGCGGGCATGGTGCCGTTCTCGAGGTGGTGCAGGGCGAGGTTGAGGGCGCCGCGGGCTTTGAAGGAGCCGCCGTGCTGCATGAATTCGCAGGCCAGCCACAGCGCGCCGGTGCCGGGCACGGTGCCGGCGTCGGCGGGGCTGATGGTCAGGGGGCGGACCCGGGTGGCGATGCGGTCGGCGGCCGCCTTGACGTCGGCCTCGGTGATGACAGGGGCACTCATCGATGGTCTCCTTGGTCTGCTTGGTCTGCTTGGTCGCCTTGGGGAGGTCGTCAGGCGGCGGCTCGCACGGCCAGAGCATCGAACTCGGCCGTGGTGCCGTTGAAGATCGCGTCAGTGGTCTGCGACAGGAAGATCGTGCACAGGCCGAGGTGCGGATGGTTGGACCAGAAGGTGCCGTAGCCGCCGTCCCAGCCGTACCGGCCGTCGGCGGTGACCGACATGCCCATGCCCCAGCCGGCGCCGTCGAGGGGGAAGGGGGCCTCGGCGACCTGGTCCGGGGTCAGCTGGTTGGTGGTCATGAGCTCGACGGATTCCGCCGACAGAACCCGGCGGCCTTCGTGCGTCCCGTGGCGCAGGAGCATGCGGGCGAAGGCGTAGTAGTCGTCGAGGGTGCTGATCAGGCCCGCCGCGCCGGAGGGGAAGACAGCGGGGGCTGCCCAGGTCTGCCAGGGGTCGGCGGGCTGTTGGGCCAGCTTCCCGGTGGCGGAGTCGGTCGCGTAGTAGGCGGGGAGCCTGCGGGCCTGCTCCTCGGGGACGGTGAAACCGGTGCCGGTCATGCCCAACGGACCCAGGACGTGCTCCTCGACGACGTCTTCGAGCGGCTTGCCGGCGGCGCGCGCGAGCAGGACGCCCTGCACGAGCGAGCCGACGTTGTAGCGCCAGCGGGTCCCGGGCTGGTCCATCAACGGGAGCTCGCCGAACAGGCGGATCCACTCGTCCGGCGCGTGGGCCGTCCGCGGCTCCGGCTGCGCGAGCACCAGACCGCGCTCCTCGGCCGCGAGGTTGACCGGGATCGGCGGGTTGACGGCCGGAGGCGCGCCGTTCATGCCGAAGCCGAGCCGGAAGGTGAGCAGGTCGCGGACGGTGACGGCGCGGTCGGCGGGCACGGTCTGCTCCAGCGGCCCGTCCAGCCGCTTCAGAACCCTGCGGTCGGCTAACTCCGGCAGGAACGGGTCCACCGGGCCGTCGAGCTCCAGCACACCGGCGTCGACCAGGGCCAGGACCGCGGCGGCGACGACCGGCTTGGTCATCGAGGTGATGCGGAACGGCGTGTCGCGGGTCATGGGGACGGCGGAGCCGAAGGCCGTCTCGCCGAAGGTGGCGACGTCGACGTGCTCGGTGTCGGTGTCGGTGTCGGTGGCGGCGGCGCTGTCGTCGTCGCCGATCCGGGCCACGAGAGTGACCGCACCGGGCAGCTCGCCGCGTTCGACCCGGCCCGCGATCGTCCGATGGAGGTCCTGAAGGGCGTCCTGGTCCAAGTGAGGTGCCGATGCCATACCGCTATTGTCCATATCCATGACGATCACCGTCCGCCGCGCCAACCTCCCCACCGAAGCCGATGAGATCGCGAAGCTCCTGACGGACTACATCACCACCGCTCTCCAGGAGCTCCACGCCACCTTCGGCATCGAGGACTCACCGACCGAGGTCTCCACCCTGCGCGACTCCCTGGAGGAGTACACCGACCCGGCGAAAGCCCTGTTCGTGGCCCAGGACCAGGCCTCCGGCGCCCTGATCGGCGTGGCGGGCCTGCGCACCCTGGAACCAGGCGTCGTCGAGGTGAAGCGCATGTACGTGGTCCCGGAGAGCCGCGGCCAACGCGTCGGATCGCAGCTGCTCGACCGCCTCCTCGAGGAGGCCGCCCGAATGGAGGCCACGGTCGTCCGGCTCGACACGGTGCGCTTCATGGCCGACGCGCAGCGGCTCTACCGGTCGCGCGGGTTCGTGGAGCGGACGCCGTATGCCGGAACGGAGATTCCGCCGCATCTTCAGCAGTACTGGGTCTTCTTCGAGCGGGGCGGGCAGTCGGTTTAGCGCTGCTTGGCACGTGCCCAGACGTATTCGAGCCCGCATAGCGAGTGACCACGCGGTTGAATGACCGCGTGGAGAACGAAGACCTCTTCGGAATGCGGGCGTTGAACGGCCTCGGCCTTGAGGCCGTCCCGACCCGCGAGCTGCTGGAAAGATTCGAATCCACGATGCGCGACCGGCACCACGGACGGCATCGCGGCCTGGCCCACGCGCTGGCTCGGCGCGGAGGCGGCGAGGTCGAGCGCTTCGTGGTGCGCGTGCTGGGTGAAGACGGGCCGGTCCCCAGCTCGAACCACCTGGTCTGGTTGGCCGGCCGGCTTCGGGTCGAGGACGCGGTGCCCCGGCTGATCAAGAGGATGCCGGATCCCGGCGAAAGGCGTACCCGAGAAGGATGTGGTGAGCTGCGTGCGCGATGCCGCCGCGGCCGCCCTTCGGCGTCGTGCCGCCGACGAGCGCCTATCCTTGTAGCCATGCCCGACACCGCGACCGACAAGACCTACATCGTCCGCACCTACGGCTGCCAGATGAACGTCCACGACTCCGAACGCCTCTCCGGCCTGCTTGAGGGCGCCGGCTATGTGCGTGCGGCCGATGGGGCCAGTGAGGCTGATGTGGTGGTGCTCAACACCTGCGCGGTGCGGGAGAACGCCGACAACCGGCTCTATGGGAACCTCGGGCACCTGGCGTCGGTGAAGGCGGGGCGGCCCGGGATGCGGATCGCGGTCGGCGGGTGCCTGGCGCAGAAGGACCGGGGCGAGATCACGCGGCGGGCGCCGTGGGTGGACGTGGTGTTCGGGACGCACAACATCGGTGCGTTGCCGGTGTTGCTGGAGCGGGCCCGGGTGCAGGACGAGGCCCAGGTGGAGATCCTGGAGTCGCTGGACGTCTTCCCCTCCACGCTGCCGACGCGGCGGGAGTCCGCCTACGCGGCGTGGGTCAGCGTGTCGGTCGGATGCAACAACACCTGCACGTTCTGCATCGTGCCCGCGCTGCGGGGCAAGGAGAAGGACCGGCGGCCGGGCGAGATCCTGTCGGAGATCGAGGCGCTGGTGGCCGAGGGCGTGTGCGAGGTGACGCTGCTCGGGCAGAACGTCAACGCGTACGGCTCCGAATTCGGCGGAGCCGCCAATGGGCACAGTGGGGACCGGGAGGCCTTCGCGAAGCTGCTGCGGGCGTGCGGCCGGATCGAGGGGCTGGAGCGGGTGCGCTTCACCTCGCCGCATCCCCGGGACTTCACCGACGACGTGATCGCGGCGATGGCCGAGACGCCGAACGTCATGCCGCAGCTGCACATGCCGCTCCAGTCCGGGTCGGACACCGTGCTGCGCGCGATGCGCCGCTCCTACCGGCAGGACCGGTACCTGGGCATCATCGAGCGGGTGCGGGCCGCGATGCCGGACGCGGCGATCACCACCGACATCATCGTCGGCTTCCCCGGGGAGACCGAGGAGGACTTCGAGCAGACGATGCACGTCGTGCGCGAGGCGCGGTTCTCGGCCGCGTTCACGTTCCAGTACTCCAAGCGGCCCGGGACGCCCGCGGCCACGATGGAGGAGCAGGTGCCCAAGGAGGTCGTGCAGGCGCGGTACGAGCGGTTGGTCGCGCTGCAGGAGGAGATCTCCTGGGAGGAGAACAAGAAGCAGGTCGGGCGGACCGTCGAGCTGCTGGTCGCCGAGGGCGAGGGGCGCAAGAACGGGGAGACCCGGCGGATGTCGGGGCGGGCTCCGGACAACCGGCTGGTGCACTTTGGTGTAGGGGACACCGCTTCTGCTGACCTGCCGCGTCCCGGGGACATGGTCTCGGTGGAGATCACGTACGCCGCTCCGCACCACCTGAACGCCGACGGCGCGGACGGCGGGAGCGCCATCAAGGCCCTGCGGCGTACCCGGTCCGGCGACGCGTGGCAGGCCAGGCAGGAGCAGCCGGAGTCGGAGCGGGGCAAGGCGGTGGTGACGCTGGGGATGCCGTCGATCGGCAAGCCGGCCGCGCAGCCCGAGGCGGAGAACGCCTGCGGGGTCTGCTGATCCCCTGAGATATTCCTAGACATTCGAAGGCCCCTGCGAATCAGTTCGCAGGGGCCTTCGTCATGTGCGGGTGCCGGGCTACTGGTTGCCGGACCAGTTGTCCGGGCCGGCGGTGTCCACGGCCTTCTTCGCGGCGGCGTCCAGCCACGGCGCGATGCTGGTGGACTGCGAGTGGTTCACGGCCAGCGCCACCGACAGGATGATGTAGCGGTGCTGCTGCTCGCGGTACTGCTTGATGGTGGCCGACTGGTAGTCGCCCTGGCAGGTCGTCGAGCCGGGGCCGCTGCCCGGGCACCAGATGCCGAAGTCGGCGGCGGACTGCTGCGCGAGGTCGTTGTAGACCGTGGTCGCGGTGTGCTGGTCGGGCAGCGGGAGGACCTTGACGGAGACCAGGTACTGGCCGCTGTCGTCGACGTAGGCGGCCGCGATCTCCTTGCTGCAGCTGTTGGAGGTCAGGATGTCCTGCATGTTCGAGGACATGTCGGTCTGCACGCAGGGCTGCACGCTGCCGGCCTTGAGCGTGTAGTGCACGCCCTTGTCGTCGGTGAACTGCTGCGGCACCAGCGCGTCGAGCTCCAGCGGCGTCTTGTCGGTCTGGAAGGCGTTGAGCTGGGCCGGGTCGAACGGCGTCGAGGTCAGGGCGGGCGGCGAGTCGGTGCTGGTCGCGGTGTCGGAGCCGTCGCTGGAGGTGTCGCTGCCGGTGTCGGTCGGCACCGAGTCGTCGGAACTCGACGTCGAGGAACCGGTCGGGAAGTTGGTCCCGGGCACCGACGACGGCCCGGTCGGACCCGCGTTCGACGAGGCCGTGGAGTGCCCGGCGTTGCCGAGCGTGTCGGAGGACCCGCTGCCGTTGCTCCGCGTGGTGAGCACCACCAGCGACACCACCGCCGCGACCGCGGCCACCGCCCCGACGATGATCGCCGCGGTCTTGCCGCCGTTGCCCTTGCCGGGCGGCGGCCCCTGCTGGGGGAAGTAGGGCGGCTGGTTGGGCGGGTACGGGGGCTGGCCGGGGCCGGGGCCGGGGCCGGGGCCCGGGCCCCATGCGCCCTGCTGCGGCTGGGGGCCGGGGCCGCTTTGCTGCCAGGCGCCTTGCGGCTGGGGCTGGGGCTGCGGCTGGCCAAAGGGCTGGGGTTGGGGCTGCGGCTGGCCCAAAGGCTGGGGCTGCGGGGGCTGAAGCCACGGGTTCGGGGCGCCGCCGGGCGGGACCGCGTCGGCGGCCTGGGTCGGCGGGGTCGCGAACGGCTGCGGCTGCGGCGGGACAATGTCGGCGGCCTGCGTCGGGGCGACGAAGGGGTTGTTCTGCGCCGGCGCCGGCGCCGGGGACGGAACGGGCTCGGAGAGCGCGGCCGCCGGGATGGGGAGCGCGCGGGTCGCCGAGTCGTCGGGGGAGGAGATCTCCTGGGTGGGCGACTCGGGGATCGCGTCGGAGGCCGCTGCGGTCTCGACGATCGGGACGGGGCGGGTGATGGTGGAGTCGGCGTCGGGGGCGGTGACGGGCGACGGGACAATCTGGGTGGCGTCGGCGTCGGCCGTGTCGGCGGCAGCGACCAGCGGTACTTGGCGAGTGGGATCCTCGCTGCTGTCGCTGTCGCTGTCGGGCGCCGGGACCTGCTGGGTCACCTCGGCATCACCATCGGCGTCGGCAGCTGCGACCAGCGGCACTTGGCGAGTGGAGTCCTCGCTGCCGTCGCTGTCCGGAGCCGAGATCTGCTGAGTGGCCTCGGCGTCTTCGGGCTCGTCGCTGGCGTCGCTCTTGCTCACGCTGTCCGGAGCCGAGGCCTCCTGGGCGACCTCATCACGCTCAGCGGAGTCGTCCTCATCGTCAGCGTCTTCACCGTCAGCTTCCTCGTCATCGTCGAGGAGCTCCGAGGGCGACATGGCCTGTGTGGCGTCGTTCGTGTCAGCGCCCTCGGTCACGTGCGTCGCGTCCGGGTCGGCGCCGTCCTCAGCGTCATTGTCCTCGTCGTCGTCGAGCAACTCGGAGGGCGACATCGCCTGCGTGGCGTCGTTCGTGTCAGCGCCCTCGCTCACATGCGTCGCCTCCGGGTCGTCCTCGGCCGAGTCAGCCGAGTCAGCCGCCTCAGCAGCCTCGGCGCTCGCCGTCTTCGCCTCGTGCAGGGTGTCGGCGCCGTGGGCGGCGTCGAGGGGGGCGCCGAGGCGGGACAGTTCCGCGAAGGTGCGGTCCAGGGTGGTGTCGCGGTCGGCTTCCTGGTCGCGCAGGGTGCTGATCAGGGGGGCGAGGGTTGGTTGGTGCGGGGGTTCGGCGGGGCGGTCGGGGTGGCCTTCGGCGGCCAGGTGCAGGGAGGTGGCGAGGGTGGCGAGGTCGTTCTCCGTCGTCTCGATGGGGAGGAGGAGGACTTGGCCGTCGTCGGTGAGGAGGATGTGGTCCGCGGTGGCGGCGATGCGGGGGCCTGTTGCGGACAGGGCCGTTATGGCGCCGGCTGCGATCAGGAGGACCTGCTCGGCCGGGAGCGCGCCCCATTGGGACACGGCCTCGGTGAGGGTGCGGGCCGCTATCGGTTCGGTCACCAGCCAGGCGCCGGCGTCGCCGGTCGCGGTGCCGGTCACCGGTAGGACGCCGCGGCGGTCTCGCCAGCGGTCGGTGTTCAGGGCGTCGGCGGTGTCGAGGGCGCTGGTCGCGCCTTCGTCGTCGCCGGCGCTGTCGCCGTCCCGCGCCGGTGCCGCGATCGGTATCAGCACCACTTCGGTGCCGCCGGTCTCGTCGTGCGCCCGCCACGCCGGCCCCAGCGGCTCGCCGGTCCGGTATCGTCCGGCGACCAGATCCCCACGCTGTACGGACAAGGCCCCGCCCTCCCTCGTCATCAGGTCCCTGCTATCTCGAGTTACTGGGCCGCGACCTGCGGTCCGCCCAGCTTCGCCGCGCTGGTGGCGGCGGGCTGGAGCCAGGACTGCGCGGACTTGTCCGATGTGAGGTTCGCGTAGAGCGAGACCGCGTGGATCAGGTACCGGTGGTCCGGCTGGATGTAGCCGTACTGCTGGGCGTTGGCGGTGTTCTTGTTCGACGTGCAGATGTCGGAGCCCGGGCCGGTCTTGGGGCACCAGATGCCCCAGTCCTCGACCGTGAACGCCGTCTTGGCCTGCATGTTCGTGAACGCTGTCTTCGCCGTCTTGGCGTCGGGCAGCGGAAGCACCGCCACGTCGACCATGATGCGGCCCGCGCTGTCGGTGTAGGTGCCGATCGCTTGGGTGTCGCACTTGTACTGCGTCAGCATCGCCTTCAACTGCGGGCTCTCATAAGAGTTGACGCACTTGTCGGTCCAACGGTTGGTCGCCGTGTACACGACGCCCTTGTCGTCCGTGAATGTCACGGGCAGCAGCGCGTCCGTGGTGAACGGCGTCTGGTCCGTCGAGGACGAGTCCCAGGTCGCAGGATCCGTGGACGAGGCCGTGGTCGGCGTGTCCGAGGGCTGCGAGGAGTCCGGCCCGTTCACCGTCGCCGACGCTCCCGAGGCCGGGGCCGAACGAGGCGGAGAAGTCGAGCTCGAAGGGGTGGTGGCCGGGGGAGTGCTCGCGGTCTGGGTCTTCTTGCCGCCTCCGCCGGACAGCGCGATCGCCGCGACGACTCCGCCGACGACCACCAGCGCGCCGACACCGAGGCCGAGGCCGACGTTGCGCCCCGTGTTCTTCTTCGGTGCGGGCATCGGTGAGGGCATCGGTGCGGGCATTGGAGCGGGCATCAGCGAGGGCTGGAAGATGGGGGGCGGGCCCATGGGTCCGGAAGGTATGCCCTGCGACGGATAAGGAGTCTGCGAGCTGGAGCCGGGGCCGAACCCGCCGGGCATCCCGAAGCCAGGAGTACTGCTGCTCCCATTCGTCCCGGCCACCATCGTCACCGGCACAAAAGGATTCGCCATCCCGCCACCCGGCGTCGCCCCGCTGAGCCGCTCCAGCTCCGCCCGCGCCCGGGCCGCGTTCCAGCGGGTCGCCGGGGCCTTCGTCAGCAGACCGCTGATCAGCGGCGCCAGCGCGGGAACCCGCGTGACCGGCGTCGTCTCCTCGAACAGGATCGCCGTCAGTACGCCGACAGCCGTGTCGCGCAGGAAGGGCGAGCGGCCCTCGGTGGCGAAGAACAGGGTCGCGCCGAGGGAGAACAGGTCGGAGGCGCCGTCACTGGCCTCGCCGCG is a genomic window of Catenulispora sp. MAP5-51 containing:
- a CDS encoding threonine/serine dehydratase; translation: MSAPVITEADVKAAADRIATRVRPLTISPADAGTVPGTGALWLACEFMQHGGSFKARGALNLALHHLENGTMPAEGITIASGGNAGIAAAWAGRTAGIKVTVFLPATAPAVKIEKLRALGADVRLEGTVYAHALEASIRHAEATGALLSHAYDNPLIAAGAGTCAAELREQVPDLDTVMVAVGGGGLFSGTAAAMFPHGVRVVAVEPENCRALNAALEAGGPTDVDVDSVAADSLGARRVSETAYQLATDPLATSVLVTDEQIVAARTALWEHRRVLVEHGAATALAALLSGQYSPREGERIGVVLCGANTDPSDLAH
- a CDS encoding serine hydrolase domain-containing protein, whose protein sequence is MASAPHLDQDALQDLHRTIAGRVERGELPGAVTLVARIGDDDSAAATDTDTDTEHVDVATFGETAFGSAVPMTRDTPFRITSMTKPVVAAAVLALVDAGVLELDGPVDPFLPELADRRVLKRLDGPLEQTVPADRAVTVRDLLTFRLGFGMNGAPPAVNPPIPVNLAAEERGLVLAQPEPRTAHAPDEWIRLFGELPLMDQPGTRWRYNVGSLVQGVLLARAAGKPLEDVVEEHVLGPLGMTGTGFTVPEEQARRLPAYYATDSATGKLAQQPADPWQTWAAPAVFPSGAAGLISTLDDYYAFARMLLRHGTHEGRRVLSAESVELMTTNQLTPDQVAEAPFPLDGAGWGMGMSVTADGRYGWDGGYGTFWSNHPHLGLCTIFLSQTTDAIFNGTTAEFDALAVRAAA
- a CDS encoding GNAT family N-acetyltransferase; translated protein: MTITVRRANLPTEADEIAKLLTDYITTALQELHATFGIEDSPTEVSTLRDSLEEYTDPAKALFVAQDQASGALIGVAGLRTLEPGVVEVKRMYVVPESRGQRVGSQLLDRLLEEAARMEATVVRLDTVRFMADAQRLYRSRGFVERTPYAGTEIPPHLQQYWVFFERGGQSV
- the miaB gene encoding tRNA (N6-isopentenyl adenosine(37)-C2)-methylthiotransferase MiaB, which produces MPDTATDKTYIVRTYGCQMNVHDSERLSGLLEGAGYVRAADGASEADVVVLNTCAVRENADNRLYGNLGHLASVKAGRPGMRIAVGGCLAQKDRGEITRRAPWVDVVFGTHNIGALPVLLERARVQDEAQVEILESLDVFPSTLPTRRESAYAAWVSVSVGCNNTCTFCIVPALRGKEKDRRPGEILSEIEALVAEGVCEVTLLGQNVNAYGSEFGGAANGHSGDREAFAKLLRACGRIEGLERVRFTSPHPRDFTDDVIAAMAETPNVMPQLHMPLQSGSDTVLRAMRRSYRQDRYLGIIERVRAAMPDAAITTDIIVGFPGETEEDFEQTMHVVREARFSAAFTFQYSKRPGTPAATMEEQVPKEVVQARYERLVALQEEISWEENKKQVGRTVELLVAEGEGRKNGETRRMSGRAPDNRLVHFGVGDTASADLPRPGDMVSVEITYAAPHHLNADGADGGSAIKALRRTRSGDAWQARQEQPESERGKAVVTLGMPSIGKPAAQPEAENACGVC
- a CDS encoding serine/threonine-protein kinase, with protein sequence MAGEQDNGQDSHGAEGILVAGRYRLIERLGAGGMGRVWRAHDESLDCDVAVKEVWLPPMLSDSERAERLERAQREARNAARMRNHPHIVSVHDMVSDKGMPWIVMDLIPSQNLLQAVERHGPLPQEQVAKIGLGVLDALTASHAAGILHRDVKPANVLLTTDGRVLLTDFGIAVQEADLTMTASGVLIGSPEYVAPERARGEASDGASDLFSLGATLFFATEGRSPFLRDTAVGVLTAILFEETTPVTRVPALAPLISGLLTKAPATRWNAARARAELERLSGATPGGGMANPFVPVTMVAGTNGSSSTPGFGMPGGFGPGSSSQTPYPSQGIPSGPMGPPPIFQPSLMPAPMPAPMPSPMPAPKKNTGRNVGLGLGVGALVVVGGVVAAIALSGGGGKKTQTASTPPATTPSSSTSPPRSAPASGASATVNGPDSSQPSDTPTTASSTDPATWDSSSTDQTPFTTDALLPVTFTDDKGVVYTATNRWTDKCVNSYESPQLKAMLTQYKCDTQAIGTYTDSAGRIMVDVAVLPLPDAKTAKTAFTNMQAKTAFTVEDWGIWCPKTGPGSDICTSNKNTANAQQYGYIQPDHRYLIHAVSLYANLTSDKSAQSWLQPAATSAAKLGGPQVAAQ